The following coding sequences lie in one Streptomyces albofaciens JCM 4342 genomic window:
- a CDS encoding metal ABC transporter substrate-binding protein: MNVRRHIPAAVIAGASVIGMLALSACSDSGGGRADGKLNVTASFYPMEFLAKEIGKDHVKVTDLTSPGTEPHDLELTARQTADLGESDAIVYLKGIQPAIDKAVQQSGVKHIVDAASLTRLKKHGSEVDGHDHTTGDNGAGHEDHDEHGHEGHDHEADGNDPHIWLDPVKFSQVAKGVGKAFADADPAHQADYARNTDDLVKKLGDLNKKFEDGLKNKKSDTFITTHAAFGYLAERYGLTEESISGIDPESGDVSGSRMKELQKLARDHHVDTVFSETLASPAMAKTLAKDLGVKTAVLDPIEGITDKSAGRDYVQVMESNLAALQKALGAK, from the coding sequence ATGAACGTACGACGTCACATACCCGCCGCCGTCATAGCCGGAGCTTCCGTGATCGGCATGCTCGCGCTCTCCGCCTGCTCCGACTCCGGCGGGGGCCGGGCCGACGGCAAGCTGAACGTGACGGCGTCGTTCTACCCGATGGAGTTCCTGGCCAAGGAGATCGGCAAGGACCACGTCAAGGTCACCGATCTGACCTCGCCCGGCACCGAGCCGCACGACCTGGAGCTCACCGCCCGGCAGACCGCCGACCTCGGCGAGTCGGACGCGATCGTCTACCTCAAGGGCATCCAGCCCGCCATCGACAAGGCCGTCCAGCAGTCCGGTGTGAAGCACATCGTCGACGCCGCGTCCCTGACCCGGCTGAAGAAGCACGGCTCCGAGGTGGACGGACACGACCACACCACCGGCGACAACGGCGCCGGGCACGAGGACCACGACGAGCACGGCCACGAGGGCCACGACCACGAGGCGGACGGCAACGACCCGCACATCTGGCTCGACCCGGTGAAGTTCTCCCAGGTCGCCAAGGGCGTCGGCAAGGCCTTCGCGGACGCGGACCCCGCCCACCAGGCCGACTACGCCCGCAACACCGACGACCTGGTCAAGAAGCTCGGCGACCTGAACAAGAAGTTCGAGGACGGGCTGAAGAACAAGAAGTCGGACACCTTCATCACCACCCACGCCGCCTTCGGCTACCTCGCCGAGCGCTACGGCCTCACCGAGGAGTCCATCAGCGGCATCGACCCCGAGTCGGGCGACGTCAGCGGCAGCCGCATGAAGGAGCTGCAGAAGCTGGCCAGGGACCACCACGTCGACACGGTCTTCTCCGAGACGCTGGCCAGCCCGGCGATGGCCAAGACCCTCGCCAAGGACCTCGGCGTCAAGACCGCCGTGCTCGACCCCATCGAGGGGATCACCGACAAGTCCGCGGGCCGGGACTACGTCCAGGTCATGGAGTCCAACCTCGCCGCCCTCCAGAAGGCGCTCGGCGCCAAGTGA
- the recO gene encoding DNA repair protein RecO → MSLFRDDGIVLRTQKLGEADRIITFLTRGHGRVRAVARGVRRTKSKFGARLEPFSHVDVQFYARGSELVGRGLPMCTQSETIAAYGGGIVTDYARYTAGTAMLETAERFTDHEGEPAVQQYLLLVGGLRTLARGEHAPHLVLDAFLLRSLAVNGYAPSFDGCAKCGLPGPNRFFSVGSGGVVCGDCRVPGSVVPSSEAIALLAALLTGDWATADACEPRHVREGSGLVAAYLQWHLERGLRSLRYVEK, encoded by the coding sequence ATGAGTCTGTTCCGCGATGACGGCATTGTGCTGCGTACCCAGAAGCTGGGCGAGGCGGACCGGATCATCACGTTCCTCACCCGCGGGCACGGCCGGGTACGGGCCGTGGCGCGGGGCGTGCGCCGTACGAAGTCCAAGTTCGGCGCGCGGCTGGAGCCGTTCTCCCACGTCGACGTGCAGTTCTACGCCCGCGGCAGCGAGCTGGTCGGGCGCGGCCTGCCGATGTGCACCCAGAGCGAGACCATCGCGGCCTACGGCGGCGGCATCGTCACGGACTACGCCCGCTACACCGCGGGCACGGCCATGCTGGAGACCGCCGAGCGCTTCACCGACCACGAGGGCGAGCCGGCCGTGCAGCAGTATCTGCTGCTGGTCGGCGGCCTGCGCACGCTCGCGCGCGGCGAGCACGCGCCGCACCTGGTGCTGGACGCGTTCCTGCTGCGCTCCCTCGCGGTCAACGGCTACGCCCCCAGCTTCGACGGCTGCGCCAAGTGCGGCCTGCCCGGCCCGAACCGGTTCTTCTCGGTGGGCTCGGGCGGTGTGGTGTGCGGCGACTGCCGGGTGCCGGGCAGCGTCGTACCCTCCTCGGAGGCCATCGCGCTGCTCGCGGCGCTGCTGACCGGCGACTGGGCGACGGCGGACGCGTGCGAGCCCCGGCACGTACGGGAGGGCAGCGGGCTCGTCGCGGCGTATCTGCAGTGGCACTTGGAGCGCGGACTGCGCTCGCTGCGGTACGTGGAGAAGTAG
- a CDS encoding metal ABC transporter ATP-binding protein, producing the protein MKDQETVISLRGAGAALGARPVLRGVDLTVRRGEVVALLGANGSGKSTAVRAVVGQVPLTSGELELFGTPQRRFKDWARIGYVPQRTTAASGVPATVREIVASGRLARTKLRWPSRADRDAVHRALDLVGMADRAKDSAEALSGGQHQRVLIARALVGAPELLIMDEPMAGVDLASQEVLAETLRGQVEAGATVLLVLHELGPLEPLIDRAVVLRDGCVVHDGPPPEAVGQHALPGHDHVHPHADPAAEPVRTGLLT; encoded by the coding sequence ATGAAGGACCAGGAAACGGTCATATCGCTGCGCGGGGCGGGTGCGGCGCTCGGCGCGCGCCCCGTCCTGCGCGGCGTCGACCTGACCGTACGGCGGGGCGAGGTGGTGGCCCTGCTCGGGGCCAACGGCTCCGGGAAGTCCACCGCCGTACGCGCCGTGGTCGGGCAGGTGCCCCTGACCAGCGGCGAGCTGGAGCTGTTCGGCACCCCGCAGCGCCGGTTCAAGGACTGGGCGCGCATCGGGTACGTGCCCCAGCGCACCACCGCGGCGAGCGGCGTGCCCGCCACCGTCCGCGAGATCGTCGCGTCCGGCCGGCTCGCCCGTACGAAGCTGAGGTGGCCCTCCCGCGCCGACCGGGACGCCGTCCACCGGGCGCTGGACCTGGTGGGCATGGCGGACCGCGCCAAGGACTCCGCCGAGGCGCTCTCCGGTGGCCAGCACCAGCGGGTGCTGATCGCCCGCGCGCTGGTCGGCGCGCCGGAGCTGCTGATCATGGACGAGCCGATGGCCGGGGTGGACCTGGCCAGCCAGGAGGTGCTGGCCGAGACGCTGCGGGGGCAGGTCGAGGCGGGCGCCACCGTCCTGCTCGTGCTGCACGAGCTGGGCCCGCTGGAGCCGCTGATCGACCGCGCCGTGGTGCTGCGCGACGGCTGTGTGGTGCACGACGGGCCTCCCCCGGAGGCCGTCGGCCAGCACGCCCTGCCCGGCCACGACCACGTCCACCCGCACGCGGACCCGGCCGCCGAGCCGGTCCGCACCGGGCTGCTGACCTGA
- a CDS encoding Fur family transcriptional regulator, with amino-acid sequence MASAGSPVRGRATRQRAAVAAALDEVDEFRSAQELHDMLKHRGDSVGLTTVYRTLQSLADAGEVDVLRTNDGEAVYRRCSTDDHHHHLVCRTCGKAVEVEGPAVEKWADQIAAEHGFQDVGHTIEIFGTCGECSAKAAAGSA; translated from the coding sequence GTGGCGAGCGCTGGATCTCCGGTGCGTGGCCGGGCGACGCGGCAGCGGGCCGCCGTGGCGGCGGCACTGGACGAGGTGGACGAGTTCCGCAGCGCGCAGGAACTGCACGACATGCTCAAGCACCGGGGGGACTCGGTCGGGCTGACGACGGTCTACCGGACGCTGCAGTCCCTCGCCGACGCCGGTGAGGTCGACGTGCTGCGGACCAACGACGGCGAGGCCGTCTACCGCCGGTGCAGCACCGACGACCATCACCACCACCTGGTCTGCCGCACCTGCGGCAAGGCCGTCGAGGTGGAGGGCCCGGCCGTGGAGAAGTGGGCGGACCAGATCGCCGCCGAGCACGGCTTCCAGGACGTCGGGCACACCATCGAGATCTTCGGTACGTGCGGTGAGTGCTCGGCCAAGGCGGCCGCAGGCTCCGCCTGA
- a CDS encoding metal ABC transporter permease — protein sequence MDLLNYAFMQRALLAALLVGVTAPAVGIYLVQRRQAIMGDGIGHVALTGVALGFLLRTSPVWMAVLVAALGAIVMELVRAKGRTRGDIALAMLFYGGMAGGVLIINLAPGGSTANLTSYLFGSITSVSAEDVTVTCVLAAFVMAVTLGLRRQLFAVCQDEEFARVMGLPVRWLNLLLAVTAALTVTVAMRAVGLLLVSALLVVPVAAAQQATRGFAMTLALSVAIGVVVTLSGTVFSFYVDVPPGASIVLLAITVFALMAALAAPLAGKRARAAAEAAKQCGLDVPGSRSPGDDVSVQGAKG from the coding sequence ATGGACCTCCTGAACTACGCCTTCATGCAGCGGGCGCTGCTCGCCGCCCTCCTGGTCGGCGTCACCGCGCCGGCCGTCGGCATCTACCTCGTCCAGCGCCGCCAGGCGATCATGGGCGACGGCATCGGGCACGTCGCGCTGACCGGTGTCGCGCTGGGCTTCCTGCTGCGCACCTCGCCCGTGTGGATGGCCGTCCTGGTCGCCGCGCTCGGCGCGATCGTCATGGAGCTGGTGCGCGCCAAGGGCCGTACCCGCGGCGACATCGCGCTGGCGATGCTCTTCTACGGCGGCATGGCCGGCGGCGTGCTGATCATCAACCTGGCGCCCGGCGGCTCCACCGCCAACCTGACCAGCTACCTCTTCGGCTCGATCACCAGCGTCTCCGCCGAGGACGTGACGGTCACCTGTGTGCTGGCCGCCTTCGTGATGGCGGTCACGCTCGGCCTGCGCCGGCAGCTGTTCGCCGTCTGCCAGGACGAGGAGTTCGCGCGGGTGATGGGCCTGCCGGTGCGGTGGCTGAACCTGCTGCTCGCGGTCACCGCCGCGCTCACCGTCACCGTCGCGATGCGCGCCGTCGGACTGCTGCTGGTCAGCGCGCTGCTGGTGGTGCCGGTGGCCGCCGCGCAGCAGGCCACCCGCGGCTTCGCGATGACCCTCGCGCTGTCCGTCGCCATCGGGGTCGTCGTCACCCTCTCCGGTACGGTCTTCTCCTTCTACGTGGACGTGCCGCCCGGCGCGAGCATCGTGCTGCTGGCCATCACGGTCTTCGCCCTGATGGCGGCGCTGGCCGCACCGCTGGCCGGAAAGCGCGCGAGGGCCGCGGCGGAGGCCGCGAAGCAGTGTGGTCTGGACGTGCCCGGCAGCCGCTCCCCCGGCGACGATGTCAGCGTGCAGGGGGCCAAGGGGTAG
- a CDS encoding isoprenyl transferase, giving the protein MARRGILGRGRREYETPEPHPSGARPPKIPGELVPNHVAIVMDGNGRWAKERGLPRTEGHKVGEGVVLDVLKGCIEMGVKNLSLYAFSTENWKRSPEEVRFLMNFNRDVIRRRRDEMDALGIRIRWVGRMPKLWKSVVQELQVAQEQTKDNDAMTLYFCVNYGGRAEIADAAAAIAADVRAGKLDPNKVNEKTVAKYMYYPDMPDVDLFVRPSGEQRTSNYLIWQSAYAEMVFQDILWPDFDRRNLWDACLEYAKRDRRFGAAPEAEPAKK; this is encoded by the coding sequence ATGGCACGACGCGGAATTCTGGGGCGTGGCCGACGCGAGTACGAGACGCCCGAGCCGCACCCCTCCGGTGCGCGTCCGCCGAAGATCCCCGGCGAACTGGTCCCGAACCACGTGGCGATCGTCATGGACGGCAACGGCCGCTGGGCCAAGGAGCGCGGGCTGCCCCGCACCGAGGGCCACAAGGTCGGCGAGGGCGTCGTCCTCGACGTGCTCAAGGGCTGCATCGAGATGGGCGTCAAGAACCTGTCGCTGTACGCCTTCTCCACGGAGAACTGGAAGCGCTCGCCCGAGGAGGTGCGCTTCCTGATGAACTTCAACCGCGACGTCATCCGCCGCCGCCGGGACGAGATGGACGCGCTGGGCATCCGTATCCGCTGGGTCGGCCGGATGCCGAAGCTGTGGAAGTCCGTGGTGCAGGAGCTCCAGGTGGCCCAGGAGCAGACCAAGGACAACGACGCCATGACGCTGTACTTCTGCGTCAACTACGGCGGCCGGGCGGAGATCGCGGACGCGGCGGCGGCCATCGCCGCCGACGTGCGGGCCGGGAAGCTGGACCCGAACAAGGTCAACGAGAAGACCGTGGCCAAGTACATGTACTACCCGGACATGCCGGACGTGGACCTGTTCGTACGACCCTCCGGCGAGCAGCGCACGTCCAACTACCTGATCTGGCAGAGCGCCTACGCGGAGATGGTGTTCCAGGACATTCTCTGGCCGGATTTCGACCGGCGGAACCTGTGGGACGCTTGCCTCGAATACGCCAAGCGGGACCGCCGCTTCGGCGCGGCGCCGGAGGCGGAGCCCGCGAAGAAGTAG
- a CDS encoding glycine--tRNA ligase, whose product MAADKIDTIVSLSKRRGFVYPCSEIYGGQRAAWDYGPLGVELKENIKRQWWRSMVTSRDDVVGIDSSVILAPEVWVASGHVATFTDPLTECTACHKRFRADHLEEAYEAKHGRLPENGLADVNCPNCGNKGQFTEPKQFSGLLSTHLGPTQDSGSVAYLRPETAQGIFTNFAQVQQTSRKKPPFGIAQMGKSFRNEITPGNFIFRTREFEQMEMEFFVKPGEDEQWQEYWMEQRWNWYRDLGIREENIRWYEHPAEKLSHYSKRTADIEYRFQFGGSEWGELEGVANRTDYDLSSHSKASGQDLSYFDQEAGERYTPYVIEPAAGVGRAMLAFMLDAYTEDEAPNAKGKMEKRTVLRLDHRLAPVKVAVLPLSRNPQLSPKAKGLAADLRKNWNIDFDDAGAIGRRYRRQDEIGTPFCVTVDFDTLDDNAVTVRERDTMKQERVSLDQIQSYLGGRLLGC is encoded by the coding sequence GTGGCCGCCGACAAGATCGACACAATCGTCAGCCTGAGCAAGCGCCGTGGCTTTGTATACCCGTGCAGTGAGATCTACGGCGGCCAGCGCGCCGCCTGGGACTACGGCCCGCTCGGCGTCGAGCTCAAGGAGAACATCAAGCGCCAGTGGTGGCGTTCCATGGTCACCTCGCGCGACGACGTGGTCGGTATCGACTCGTCGGTGATCCTGGCCCCCGAGGTCTGGGTGGCCTCCGGCCACGTCGCCACCTTCACCGACCCGCTGACCGAGTGCACCGCGTGCCACAAGCGGTTCCGCGCCGACCACCTGGAAGAGGCGTACGAGGCCAAGCACGGCCGCCTCCCCGAGAACGGCCTGGCCGACGTCAACTGCCCGAACTGCGGCAACAAGGGCCAGTTCACCGAGCCGAAGCAGTTCTCCGGCCTGCTCTCCACCCACCTCGGCCCGACCCAGGACAGCGGCTCGGTCGCCTACCTGCGCCCCGAGACCGCCCAGGGCATCTTCACCAACTTCGCCCAGGTCCAGCAGACCTCCCGCAAGAAGCCGCCGTTCGGCATCGCGCAGATGGGCAAGTCCTTCCGCAACGAGATCACGCCCGGCAACTTCATCTTCCGCACCCGCGAGTTCGAGCAGATGGAGATGGAGTTCTTCGTCAAGCCGGGCGAGGACGAGCAGTGGCAGGAGTACTGGATGGAGCAGCGGTGGAACTGGTACCGCGACCTCGGCATCCGCGAGGAGAACATCCGCTGGTACGAGCACCCCGCCGAGAAGCTCTCGCACTACTCCAAGCGCACCGCTGACATCGAGTACCGCTTCCAGTTCGGCGGCTCGGAGTGGGGCGAGCTGGAGGGCGTCGCCAACCGTACGGACTACGACCTGTCCTCGCACTCCAAGGCGTCCGGCCAGGACCTGTCGTACTTCGACCAGGAGGCCGGCGAGCGCTACACCCCGTACGTCATCGAGCCGGCGGCCGGTGTCGGCCGCGCCATGCTCGCCTTCATGCTCGACGCGTACACCGAGGACGAGGCGCCCAACGCCAAGGGCAAGATGGAGAAGCGCACGGTGCTGCGCCTCGACCACCGCCTGGCGCCGGTCAAGGTCGCGGTCCTGCCGCTGTCCCGCAACCCGCAGCTGTCGCCGAAGGCCAAGGGCCTGGCGGCCGACCTGCGCAAGAACTGGAACATCGACTTCGACGACGCGGGCGCCATCGGCCGCCGCTACCGCCGCCAGGACGAGATCGGCACGCCGTTCTGCGTCACCGTCGACTTCGACACCCTGGACGACAACGCGGTCACCGTGCGCGAGCGCGACACGATGAAGCAGGAGCGGGTGTCGCTGGACCAGATCCAGTCGTACCTGGGCGGGCGTCTGCTCGGCTGCTGA